The following coding sequences lie in one Trichoderma breve strain T069 chromosome 1, whole genome shotgun sequence genomic window:
- a CDS encoding elongation factor tu GTP binding domain-containing protein gives MVNFTVDEIRALMDKPTNVRNMSVIAHVDHGKSTLTDSLLAKAGIISTAKAGEARATDTRADEQERGITIKSTAISLYGQLEDEEDIKDIVGQKTDGRDFLINLIDSPGHVDFSSEVTAALRVTDGALVVVDTVEGVCVQTETVLRQALGERIKPVVIINKVDRALLELQISKEDLYQSFSRTIESVNVIISTYLDKTLGDLQVYPYKGTIAFGSGLHGWAFTVRQFAVRYAKKFGVDKNKMMERLWGDNYFNPHTKKWTKSGTYEGKQLERAFNQFILDPIFKIFAAVMNFKKDEIATLLDKLQLNLSPEDKQKEGKQLLKAVMRTFLPAADSLLEMMILHLPSPVTAQRYRVETLYEGPMDDEAAIGIRDCDPKGPLMLYVSKMVPTSDKGRFYAFGRVFSGVVRSGLKVRIQGPNYLPGKKDDLFIKAIQRTVLMMGGKVEPIDDMPAGNIVGLVGIDQFLLKSGTLTTSETAHNLKVMKFSVSPVVRRSVQVKNAQDLPKLVEGLKRLSKSDPCVLISTSESGEHVVAGAGELHLEICLNDLENDHAGVPLIISDPVVQYRETVQGKSSITALSKSPNKHNRLYMVAEPMDEELANAIEAGKVAPRDDFKARARVLADDFGWDVTDARKIWTFGPDGTGANLLVDQTKAVQYLNEIKDSVVSGFQWASREGPIAEEPMRAIRFNILDVTLHADAIHRGGGQIIPTARRVLYASALLAEPALQEPIFLVEIQVPETAMGGVYGVLTRRRGHVFNEEQRPGTPLFNIKAYLPVLESFGFNADLRQATSGQAFPQSVFSHYQVLPGGSPLDPTSKVGGIVTDMRKRKGIKVEVPGVENYYDKL, from the exons ATGGTGAA CTTCACAGTCGACGAGATCCGGGCGTTGATGGACAAGCCCACCAATGTCCGAAACATGTCCGTCATTGCCCACGTCGATCACGGCAAGTCTACCCTGACCGACTCCCTGTTGGCCAAGGCTGGTATCATTTCCACTGCCAAGGCTGGTGAAGCTCGAGCAACAGATACTCGTGCCGACGAGCAGGAGCGTGGTATTACCATCAAGTCCACTGCCATCTCCCTGTACGGTCAgctcgaggatgaggaggacatCAAGGACATTGTTGGCCAGAAGACCGACGGCCGTGATTTCTTGATCAACCTGATCGACTCCCCAGGTCACGTTGACTTCTCATCCGAAGTCACTGCTGCTCTCCGTGTCACTGACGGTgcccttgtcgtcgtcgacacCGTCGAGGGTGTCTGCGTCCAGACCGAGACTGTGCTCCGACAGGCTCTTGGTGAGCGCATCAAGCCcgttgtcatcatcaacaaggtCGACCGTGCTCTTCTCGAGCTTCAGATCTCCAAGGAGGACCTGTACCAGTCCTTCTCTCGTACCATCGAGTCcgtcaacgtcatcatctccaccTACCTCGACAAGACCCTCGGTGACCTCCAGGTCTACCCCTACAAGGGAACCATTGCCTTCGGTTCCGGTCTTCACGGCTGGGCTTTCACCGTCCGCCAGTTCGCCGTCCGTTACGCCAAGAAGTTTGGTGttgacaagaacaagatgatggAGCGTCTCTGGGGTGACAACTACTTCAACCCCCACACCAAGAAGTGGACCAAGTCCGGCACCTATGAGGGTAAGCAGCTCGAGCGTGCCTTCAACCAGTTCATTCTCGACCCCATCTTCAAGATCTTCGCTGCCGTCATGAACTTCAAGAAGGACGAGATCGCCACCCtgctcgacaagctccagCTCAACCTGAGCCCCGAGGAcaagcagaaggagggcaaacagctgctcaaggccGTCATGCGCACTTTCCTGCCCGCTGCTGACTCcctgctggagatgatgatcctCCACCTCCCCTCTCCCGTCACTGCCCAGCGCTACCGTGTCGAGACCCTCTACGAGGGTCCCATGGACGACGAGGCTGCCATTGGTATCCGTGACTGCGACCCCAAGGGTCCTCTCATGCTGTACGTCTCCAAGATGGTTCCCACCTCCGACAAGGGCCGATTCTACGCCTTCGGTCGTGTCTTCTCCGGTGTTGTCCGCTCCGGTCTCAAGGTCCGCATCCAGGGTCCCAACTACCTGCCTGGCAAGAAGGATGATCttttcatcaaggccatccaGCGTACCGTTCTCATGATGGGCGGCAAGGTCGAGCCCATTGACGACATGCCTGCCGGTAACATTGTCGGTCTGGTCGGTATCGATCAGTTCCTGCTCAAGTCTGGTACCCTGACCACCAGCGAGACTGCCCACAACCTCAAGGTCATGAAGTTCTCCGTCTCCCCCGTCGTCCGACGCTCCGTCCAGGTCAAGAACGCCCAGGATCTGCCCAAGCTGGTCGAGGGTCTCAAGCGTCTGTCCAAGTCCGACCCTTGCGTCCTCATCTCCACCTCCGAGTCCGGTGAGCACGTCGTTGCCGGTGCCGGTGAGCTGCATCTCGAGATTTGCTTGAACGATCTTGAGAACGACCACGCTGGTGTTCccctcatcatctccgaCCCCGTCGTCCAGTACCGTGAGACCGTCCAGGGCAAGTCCAGCATCACTGCTCTGTCCAAGTCCCCCAACAAGCACAACCGTCTCTACATGGTTGCTGAGCCCATGGACGAGGAGCTTGCCAACGCCATCGAGGCCGGCAAGGTCGCCCCCCGTGACGATTTCAAGGCTCGTGCCCGTGTCCTCGCCGACGACTTCGGCTGGGATGTCACCGACGCCCGAAAGATCTGGACCTTCGGTCCCGATGGCACTGGTGCCAACTTGCTGGTTGACCAGACCAAGGCCGTCCAGTACCTCAACGAAATCAAGGACTCCGTCGTCTCCGGTTTCCAGTGGGCTTCCCGTGAGGGTCCCATTGCTGAGGAGCCCATGCGTGCTATCCGCTTCAACATCCTTGATGTTACCCTGCACGCTGATGCTATCCACCGTGGTGGTGGTCAGATCATCCCCACTGCTCGTCGTGTCCTGTAcgcctctgctctgctggCTGAGCCTGCTCTGCAGGAGCCTATCTTCTTGGTCGAGATTCAGGTCCCCGAGACTGCCATGGGTGGTGTCTATGGTGTCCTGACCCGCCGTCGTGGTCACGTCTTCAACGAGGAGCAGCGTCCCGGAACTcctctcttcaacatcaaggCCTACCTGCCCGTCCTGGAGTCCTTCGGCTTCAACGCTGATCTGCGTCAAGCCACCTCCGGCCAGGCCTTCCCCCAGTCCGTCTTCTCCCACTACCAGGTCCTGCCCGGTGGCTCTCCTCTCGACCCCACCTCCAAGGTTGGTGGCATTGTTACCGATATGCGTAAGCGCAAGGGTATCAAGGTTGAGGTTCCCGGCGTTGAGAAC TACTATGACAAGCTGTAA
- a CDS encoding organic solute transporter ostalpha domain-containing protein, with protein sequence MPDHGTGQKFTTATTIVAGVASIVATLLSVISIWLQAKNYRKPLLQRYVVRILLMVPIYSIASWTSMVSLKAAAFVDPIRDIYEAFTIYTFFQLLINYMGGERAVIIITHGRAPVHHLWPMNHFLPKVDISDPYTFLAIKRGILQYAWLKPILAVAAIIMKATGTYQEGYIGAKSGYFWSGIIYNISVTVSLYSLGLFWVCMHRDLVPFRPVPKFLCIKLIIFASYWQGFFLSILVWLNVIPDDVQGYTRDNLAAAIQDALICVEMPIFAVAHWYAFSWHDFADNRIQSARMPLNYAFRDAFGVKDLIEDSKETFRGDNYGYRFFDSGDRIMAHEDSRSRFARLQEGMRYERGGKGKYWIPKPGEVNATSPLLGNGNGSSSSTRPDQLNENVHGTFEEPEIDADDEHLYDNARQLEYGDWNYPVVTASEPLRERYASWASNSETRLYSSPSHAPTPSLVVIKKKKKSKKTVQHTEPSPSDVKPHQEDQSSARATPSYDGNQSPAIEEHQPWASTEHEDVHDQTPRYQVPDSDEFRNVWDGDK encoded by the exons ATGCCTGATCATGGCACCGGCCAGAAGttcaccaccgccaccaccatAGTAGCAGGTGTCGCGTCTATAGTAGCAACGCTACTATCGGTGAT CTCAATATGGCTCCAAGCAAAAAACTATCGCAAGCCGCTGCTACAGCGCTATGTCGTCCGCATTCTACTCATGGTGCCCATATACTCGATCGCGTCGTGGACAAGCATGGTTTCCTTAAAGGCCGCCGCCTTCGTTGACCCTATCCGAGACATCTACGAGGCGTTTACCATCTACACCTTTTTCCAGCTTCTTATCAACTACATGGGCGGAGAGCGAGcggtcatcatcatcacccaCGGTCGGGCCCCAGTCCATCATCTGTGGCCCATGAACCATTTCCTGCCCAAGGTGGATATCTCAGACCCGTATACCTTCTTAGCCATCAAGCGGGGCATCCTTCAGTATGCATGGCTCAAGCCCATCCTGGCTGtcgcagccatcatcatgaaggCTACAGGTACCTATCAGGAAGGATACATTGGAGCTAAATCTGGCTATTTTTGGAGCGGTATCATCTACAACATCAGTGTCACAGTCAGCCTGTACTCTCTGGGACTGTTTTGGGTTTGCATGCACCGAGACCTGGTACCGTTTCGGCCGGTCCCCAAGTTCTTGTGTATCAAGCTTATCATCTTTGCTTCCTATTGGCAGGGATTTTTCCTGTCGATTCTAGTCTGGCTCAATGTCATCCCCGACGACGTTCAGGGCTACACCCGCGACAACCTTGCTGCGGCTATCCAGGACGCTCTGATCTGCGTGGAAATGCCCATTTTCGCCGTCGCCCATTGGTATGCCTTTTCTTGGCATGATTTTGCCGACAACCGCATCCAATCGGCTCGTATGCCACTCAATTATGCCTTCCGTGACGCATTCGGAGTCAAAGACCTCATTGAAGATTCCAAGGAGACATTTAGGGGAGACAATTATGGTTACCGATTCTTCGACTCTGGAGACAGGATCATGGCTCATGAAGACTCCAGGTCAAGATTTGCTAGATTACAAGAAGGGATGCGGTACGAACGCGGAGGTAAAGGGAAATATTGGATTCCCAAACCAGGAGAGGTGAATGCGACATCGCCGTTgctgggcaatggcaatggatCCTCCAGTTCCACTCGCCCTGATCAGTTGAATGAGAACGTACATGGCACATTTGAGGAGCCTGAAATTGACGCCGATGACGAGCATCTGTATGACAACGCCCGGCAGCTAGAATATGGGGACTGGAAT TACCCAGTCGTTACTGCGAGCGAGCCGCTCAGGGAGCGCTATGCCTCCTGGGCAAGCAACTCAGAAACCAGGCTCtactcttctccatctcacgCCCCTACGCCATCAC TGGTCGttatcaagaagaagaagaagtccaagAAGACTGTACAGCACACAGAACCGAGTCCATCTGATGTAAAACCTCATCAGGAAGACCAGAGCAGTGCTAGAGCAACACCGAGCTACGATGGCAACCAGAGTCCCGCCATAGAAGAGCACCAGCCGTGGGCATCTACCGAACACGAAGATGTACACGACCAAACGCCCAGGTATCAAGTTCCAGACTCTGATGAATTCCGCAACGTTTGGGATGGCGATAAATAA
- a CDS encoding methylenetetrahydrofolate reductase domain-containing protein, translating to MHIKSLVAETEKSKAPSFSFEYFPPKTAQGVQNLYDRMDRMNNFGPKFIDITWGAGGGIAELTCEMVVQAQAVYGLETCMHLTCTDMGLEKVNDALQKAYKAGCTNILALRGDPPRDQESWTAADGNFQYARDLVKHIRDTYGDHFDIGVAGYPEGCDDNKDEESLLDHLKEKVDMGAGFIVTQMFYDADNFIRWVGKVRERGITIPILPGIMPIATVPPDWMAKLEPVKNDDVAVREIGKTLVAELCKKLLANGIHHLHFYTMNLAQATRMVLDELNWTPSAENPLKQALPWKQSKGFGRRDEDVRPIFWRNRNKSYVIRTQDWDEFPNGRWGDSRSPAFGELDAYGIGLTGTNEQNRKKWGEPASIQDIANTFVQYLEKKLETLPWSESGLAAEADPIKDDLVALNKRGLLTINSQPAVDGAKSNHPVHGWGPSNGYVYQKAYLELLMPPYLLEEMISRLDDFPNLTYYAVTKNGQLKSNAPSDGPNAVTWGVFPGKEIVQPTIVESVSFLAWRDEAFRLGVDWAHCFDANTPSRALIEGIMNEWYLVNIVNNDFRENSTIFGFLEGLEVKDLAVPVTLTA from the exons ATGCATATCAAGAGTTTGGTCGCCGAGACGGAGAAGTCGAAGGCCCCGTCCTTCTCCTTCGAGTATTTCCCTCCGAAAACGGCCCAGGGTGTCCAGAATCTTTACGATCGTATGGACCGCATGAACAACTTTGGACCCAAGTTCATTGACATTACATGGGGTGCCGGTGGTGGCATTGCAGAGCTGACCTGTGAAATGGTTgttcaggctcaggctgtCTATGGCCTCGAGACCTGCATGCACCTTACCTGCACAGACATGGGACTTGAAAAAGTCAATGATGCCCTGCAAAAGGCGTACAAGGCTGGATGCACTAACATTCTTGCCCTCCGTGGTGACCCTCCCCGTGACCAAGAATCGTGGACTGCTGCAGATGGAAACTTCCAGTATGCTCGCGATCTAGTCAAGCATATTCGTGACACATATGGCGACCACTTTGACATTGGTGTTGCTGGCTACCCCGAAGGCTGCGACGACAATAAGGACGAGGAATCGCTGCTTGACCATCTCAAGGAGAAAGTGGACATGGGAGCTGGTTTCATTGTCACGCAGATGTTCTACGATGCGGACAACTTTATCCGATGGGTTGGCAAGGTCCGCGAACGCGGCATCACCATCCCCATCCTGCCCGGAATCATGCCCATTGCCAC GGTCCCTCCAGACTGGATGGCCAAGCTCGAGCCAGTCAAGAACGACGATGTGGCCGTGCGTGAAATTGGTAAGACTTTGGTTGCCGAATTGTGCAAGAAGCTCCTTGCCAATGGCattcaccatcttcacttTTACACCATGAACCTTGCTCAGGCCACTCGCATGGTCCTCGACGAGCTGAACTGGACCCCTTCGGCCGAAAACCCTCTCAAGCAAGCCCTCCCCTGGAAGCAGTCCAAAGGCTTTGGCCGACGCGACGAGGACGTGCGCCCCATTTTCTGGCGCAACCGCAACAAGTCCTATGTTATTCGTACTCAGGACTGGGACGAGTTCCCCAACGGTCGATGGGGTGACTCTCGCTCGCCCGCTTTCGGAGAGCTCGATGCCTATGGCATTGGCTTGACTGGCACCAACGAGCAGAACCGCAAGAAATGGGGCGAGCCCGCGTCGATCCAGGACATTGCCAACACGTTTGTCCAGTaccttgagaagaagctcgaaaCTCTGCCCTGGAGTGAGTCAGGTCTTGCCGCCGAAGCTGATCCCATCAAGGACGACCTCGTGGCTCTCAACAAGCGAGGTCTCCTCACCATCAACTCTCAGCCTGCAGTGGACGGCGCCAAGTCCAACCACCCTGTTCACGGCTGGGGACCTTCAAACGGCTACGTCTACCAAAAGGCCTACCTCGAGCTGCTGATGCCACCTTACctcttggaggagatgatcAGCCGCCTTGACGATTTCCCCAACTTGACCTACTATGCTGTTACCAAGAACGGACAGCTCAAGTCCAATGCGCCTTCAGACGGCCCCAACGCCGTCACCTGGGGAGTTTTCCccggcaaggagattgtgcAGCCTACCATTGTTGAGTCTGTCAGCTTCCTGGCCTGGAGAGATGAGGCTTTCCGACTGGGTGTCGACTGGGCTCATTGTTTCGATGCCAACACTCCTAGCCGCGCGCTGATCGAGGGAATCATGAATGAATGGTATCTCGTTAACATTG TGAACAATGATTTCCGCGAGAACAGCACCATTTTCGGGTTCCTCGAAGGCCTTGAAGTCAAGGACCTTGCCGTCCCTGTCACTCTCACGGCTTAA
- a CDS encoding PWI domain-containing protein — protein MLFPEEDAPLLKTWIVKRIENTSDADSDVLADYVIALLKHDGDAQSVRQLCEAEIPDFLTEDSKAFLDDVFQAIAYKSYRPGAPPPPKPATGAIGAGAPPLPAFSGVQSSAPHQGGSRKRGFADDMEHEGPAPYGRGHKQARRGSNHGRMDDSTMGGYVSVDSMPGMKHFDPKSALETIMQMQAMGLPYPGMAEFMAQMPPVGGGRNSQRRRGRCRDFDTKGYCSRGNQCMYDHGNTSVYVPPMFSGIEEYDPSNAVLGMSGHAANPYSFPMDIMGRGRGRSSRGGRGGRGGKKGGARAPFSAEGPINDRTKSTIVVENIPEDHFDENEVRTFFSQFGEVVEVSMQPYKHLAIVKYDKWASANAAYRSPKVIFDNRFVKVFWYKEEGVKIDGDGSAAPPEAEPEIDMEEFQRKQEEAQKQYQEREAKRTDLERQRQELEKQQQELLARHREESERLKARLAEKSGATADAKATGSSSSTDMLRAQLAALEQEAKILGIDPDAAEDGSGYSSRGRGSFRGQAGRHAAYAQYSLDNRPRKLAVTGVDFTPADKDEALRHFLLNLGEFESVETTATVTHVSFQDRKTAEKFYYSLHGKELPGVSGTLELSWINTPLPPVGSSKKNEDVEDGDAMAGLNDEEGNADEGLPEEHMRERQVDMDYEVGEEEGEWVE, from the exons ATGCTGTTCCCGGAGGAAGATGCGCCGCTGCTGAAGACGTGGATTGTCAAGCGCATCGAAAACAC ATCCGATGCAGATTCTGATGTGCTTGCCGACTATGTCATTGCTTTGCTGAAACacgatggcgatgcccaGTCGGTGCGGCAGCTTTGCGAAGCTGAGATTCCCGACTTTTTGACCGAAG ATTCAAAGGCTTTCCTCGACGATGTTTTCCAAGCGATCGCGTACAAGTCATATCGACCAGGTGCcccgccgcctccaaaaCCCGCCACCGGTGCCATTGGCGCTggagctcctcctcttcctgcgTTTTCGGGCGTACAGAGCAGTGCGCCTCATCAGGGTGGCTCAAGGAAACGAGGGTTTGCAGATGATATGGAACACGAGGGACCGGCACCGTATGGCAGGGGACACAAACAGGCCCGGCGAGGCTCGAACCATGGGAGGATGGACGACTCAACAATGGGCGGTTACGTGTCTGTGGACTCTATGCCGGGCATGAAGCACTTTGATCCCAAGAGTGCCCTTGAAACAatcatgcagatgcaggCTATGGGACTTCCGTACCCTGGCATGGCCGAATTCATGGCTCAGATGCCTCCTGTTGGCGGTGGAAGGAACTCGCAGCGGCGGAGAGGGCGTTGTCGAGATTTTGATACCAAGGGATACTGTTCTCGTGGAAACCAGTGCATGTATGATCATGGGAACACTTCCGTCTATGTTCCCCCCATGTTTTCTGGAATCGAAG AATACGATCCCAGCAATGCTGTACTTGGCATGTCAGGCCATGCCGCAAACCCTTACTCGTTCCCTATGGATATTATGGGCCGTGGTCGAGGTCGTAGCAGTCGTGGTGGCCGCGGAGGTCGCGGAGGGAAGAAAGGGGGTGCGCGAGCCCCCTTTTCGGCAGAAGGTCCCATTAACGATCGCACTAAGAGCACCATCGTTGTAGAGAACATTCCCGAGGATCATTTCGATGAAAACGAGGTCCGAACGTTCTTTTCACAATTTGGCGAAGTGGTTGAGGTTTCGATGCAGCCGTACAAGCACCTAGCGATTGTGAAATATGACAAGTGGGCGTCAGCGAATGCAGCATACCGATCTCCAAAAGTCATTTTTGACAACCGATTTGTCAAGGTGTTTTGGTACAAGGAAGAGGGTGTCAAG attgatggtgatggatcTGCCGCACCACCAGAAGCTGAGCCCGAGATTGACATGGAAGAATTTCAACggaagcaagaagaagcacaaaaGCAGTACCAGGAGAGAGAAGCTAAGAGAACAGATTTAGAGCGACAACGACAAGAGTTGGAAAAGCAACAGCAAGAGCTACTGGCAAGACACAGAGAAGAAAGCGAGAGACTAAAAGCGAGGCTAGCAGAGAAGAGTGGCGCGACTGCAGATGCCAAAGCTACGGggtcttcatcatcaacggaTATGCTACGTGCTCAGCTGGCGGCATTAGAGCAGGAAGCCAAGATTCTCGGCATCGACCCGGATGCCGCTGAAGATGGAAGCGGCTACAGCTCACGAG GTCGTGGCTCATTTAGAGGTCAAGCGGGAAGACATGCAGCCTACGCGCAGTACTCATTGGATAATCGGCCGAGGAAGTTGGCCGTGACTGGTGTTGATTTTACTCCTGCGGATAAAGATGAGGCTCTTCGACATTTCCTCTTG AACCTGGGCGAATTTGAATCTGTAGAAACCACCGCCACCGTCACACACGTATCTTTCCAAGATCGTAAAACAGCCGAGAAGTTTTACTATAGCTTGCACGGCAAAGAGCTGCCTGGTGTTAGCGGCACGCTCGAGCTCTCCTGGATCAACACCCCATTGCCGCCCGTGGGGTCTTCCAAGAAGAATGAGgatgttgaggatggagatgccaTGGCAGGGctgaatgatgaagaggggaaTGCAGACGAGGGCTTGCCAGAGGAGCATATGCGGGAGCGACAGGTGGATATGGACTATGAAGTcggtgaggaggagggtgagTGGGTTGAATGA
- a CDS encoding fibronectin type III-like domain-containing protein, protein MKSSICLCTAALAAVGQATANQPLYKNPHASIDDRVSDLLKRMSVKEKMAQLIQGDMSNYLDLTYGTFNKTGLEWNMEYRANSVWTGYYTNMTTVKKAAQLAQDYLTKETELGIPAFVQSEGLHGFLGLNATIFNSPIGMACSFNPELVEEMARAIATESLALGVNQLFAPLADLARELRYGRVEECFSEDPYLTGEMAYSFAKGLQEQGVSATIKHFAAFASPEQGINTSPVHGGERELRSLYLPPFKRAIIDSGATSIMSSYNSYDGVPIVANSEVLTDILRGEWGYKYFVTSDAGGTARLANAFYVCEIEDNDCITLEALPAGNDVEMGGGYYSFESIPELIESGKLSENVLDTAVSRVLLSKFTLGLFEKPFTGVSDKDIFKYINTKEHKQIARQLDSESIVLLENHENVLPLKKDANVAVIGPMAHGYVNYGDYVIHTAMTRGVTPLDGINSVSKGKVTYAKGCERWSNDESGFDEAIAAAEASDVAIVVVGTWSRDQNELWSGFNATTGEHIDVSNLNLVGAMPRLVKAIIGTGKPTIVVYSSGKPITEPWISEEASALVQQFYQSEQGGYALADVLYGNVNPSGKLSVSFPYDVGTLPIYYDYLNSARSYPNPGHVYDNGTIVFGSTYVLENPTALYEFGYGLSYSQFKFSNISVSKSRVSASDTVTVSVKVTNTSKRDGAEVVQLYVKDVLASVEVPRYQLKGFKKVTVKAGKSTTVKIDLAVEDWGLWNRKMQYVVEPGEFTVLVGNSSEKFQGNVTVTVS, encoded by the exons ATGAAATCGTCCATATGCCTCTGTACCGCGGCCTTGGCGGCCGTTGGCCAGGCCACAGCAAATCAGCCATTGTACAAGAACCCTCACGCCTCAATTGATGACAGAGTATCAGATCTGCTCAAGCGCATGTCTgtcaaggaaaagatggcTCAATTGATCCAAGGCGACATGTCCAACTACCTCGATCTCACATACGGCACGTTCAACAAAACGGGTCTCGAGTGGAACATGGAGTACCGAGCCAACTCGGTCTGGACGGGTTATTATACCAACATGACGACGGTTAAGAAGGCTGCCCAGCTGGCACAGGATTACCTGACCAAAGAAACAGAATTAG GCATTCCTGCTTTTGTTCAGAGCGAAGGCCTTCACGGATTTTTAGGGTTGAATGCTACCATTTTCAATTCCCCAATTGGCATGGCGTGCTCATTTAACCCTGAACTCGTCGAAGAAATGGCGAGGGCCATTGCGACGGAAAGTCTAGCCCTTGGAGTCAATCAGCTTTTCGCTCCGCTGGCTGATCTTGCCCGAGAGTTGAGATATGGCCGAGTGGAGGAATGCTTTAGTGAAGATCCTTATTT GACGGGAGAGATGGCATACAGCTTTGCCAAAGGACTTCAGGAACAAGGTGTCTCGGCAACAATCAAGCATTTT GCTGCTTTTGCATCACCGGAGCAGGGTATCAACACTTCCCCGGTGCACGGAGGTGAACGTGAACTAAGATCCCTCTATCTTCCACCATTTAAAAGAGCCATTATCGATAGTGGTGCTACTTCTATCATGTCGTCTTACAATTCATACGATGGCGTCCCAATTGTTGCGAACTCGGAAGTCCTTACTGACATTCTTCGAGGCGAATGGGGCTATAAATATTTTGTTACTTCCGACGCTGGTGGCACTGCTCGCCTTGCTAATGCATTTTATGTCTGTGAGATTGAGGACAACGATTGTATCACTCTAGAG GCTCTGCCTGCTGGCAACGATGTCGAGATGGGTGGTGGCTATTATAGCTTCGAGTCTATCCCTGAACTGATCGAATCTGGGAAATTGAGTGAGAACGTATTGGATACCGCCGTTTCCCGTGTGCTTCTCTCGAAATTCACCCTGGGACTTTTTGAGAAGCCTTTTACTGGCGTTTCTGACAAAGACATCTTCAAatacatcaacaccaaagaGCACAAGCAAATAGCCCGACAGCTTGACTCGGAGAGCATCGTGCTCCTTGAGAACCACGAAAACGTTCTACCTTTGAAGAAGGATGCGAATGTCGCTGTGATTGGTCCCATGGCCCATGGCTATGTTAAT TACGGAGACTACGTAATTCACACTGCAATGACCCGAGGCGTCACCCCTCTCGATGGTATCAACTCTGtcagcaaaggcaaagtcaCTTACGCCAAAGGATGCGAGCGTTGGTCCAACGATGAATCCGGAtttgatgaagccattgctgccgccgaagcATCGGAtgtcgccatcgtcgtcgttggcACCTGGTCGCGAGACCAGAATGAGCTTTGGAGTGGCTTCAATGCGACTACTGGCGAGCACATTGACGTGAGCAACTTGAACCTCGTCGGTGCCATGCCTCGCCTAGTCAAGGCCATTATCGGCACTGGAAAGCCCACGATTGTTGTATACAGCTCCGGAAAGCCCATAACAGAGCCATGGATATCAGAGGAGGCATCTGCTCTTGTTCAGCAATTCTATCAGTCCGAACAGGGCGGCTACGCTCTTGCAGACGTTTTGTACGGCAACGTCAACCCTTCCGGTAAACTCTCTGTGAGTTTCCCTTATGATGTTGGAACTCTGCCCATCTATTACGATTACCTCAACTCTGCGCGGTCGTATCCCAACCCCGGCCATGTGTATGACAACGGCACCATTGTATTTGGTAGCACATATGTACTGGAGAATCCAACGGCACTTTACGAATTCGGATACGGCCTCTCGTACAGCCAATTCAAATTCTCCAATATTTCCGTTTCCAAGTCTCGCGTTTCCGCTTCTGATACTGTAACTGTCTCTGTTAAAGTGACGAACACGTCGAAGCGAGATGGTGCAGAGGTTGTTCAACTTTATGTCAAGGACGTGTTGGCGTCTGTTGAGGTACCACGCTACCAGCTGAAGGGTTTCAAAAAGGTCACTGTCAAGGCTGGTAAGTCTACAACTGTCAAAATTGATCTTGCTGTGGAAGACTGGGGCCTTTGGAACCGAAAGATGCAGTATGTTGTTGAGCCTGGAGAGTTCACTGTGCTCGTAGGTAACTCTAGTGAGAAATTTCAGGGGAATGTGACAGTCACGGTTTCATGA